A region from the Falco rusticolus isolate bFalRus1 chromosome 4, bFalRus1.pri, whole genome shotgun sequence genome encodes:
- the LOC119147492 gene encoding uncharacterized protein LOC119147492 isoform X2, with translation MWLKGAMALIQHCLLLLLLLLEALRARAAWAAPWQEQEAGEDAAKVYRDAWQAVGLEPLGHPGAVAVGKGAADSQWGSRTEPLGDRTMGVPVGRTRPAPRQWDAARGWHRRGSAIEKYRAEGENESSELFEQLRHVLEEWKRGHVPSKPGEDHQSKINRAYEPGSDVISERTARADDPPSTASPLCPQDARRHCMIATAATMLSVPVGIVLVCVIIRWWMKKEEPVAGASRLQHIKSCFYQCLSSQSRCPSTPEIWIPRQQTPLPPERPNYSPCSSPYPGTMTQRSQESIYEPQEPPQPQSPASLPSPPRTPTPKDFKPSEPPETPTHP, from the exons ATGTGGCTGAAGGGAGCCATGGCCCTCATTCAgcactgcctcctcctcctcctcctcctcctggagGCCCTAcgtgccagggctgcctgggctgcaccTTGGCAAGAGCAGGAAGCAG GTGAGGATGCTGCCAAAGTTTATCGAGATGCATGGCAGGCTGTTGGTTTGGAGCCCTTGGGGCATCCTGGAG CCGTGGCTGTCGGCAAAGGTGCTGCAGATTCCCAGTGGGGTTCCAGGACTGAGCCTCTGGGAGATCGCACCATGG GTGTGCCTGTAGGAAGGACTCGTCCAGCTCCTCGGCAGTGGGATGCTGCGCGAGGCTGGCATCGCAGGG GTTCTGCAATAGAAAAGTACCGAGCTGAAGGAGAAAACGAGTCCTCGGAGCTATTTGAGCAACTAAGGCATGTGCTGGAGGAATGGAAGAGAGGACACG TGCCGTCAAAGCCTGGAGAAGACCACCAGAGCAAGATAAATCGGGCTTATGAACCGGGCTCAG ACGTGATCAGCGAGAGAACCGCAAGGGCTGATGATCCCCCAAGCACCGCAAGTCCTCTCTGTCCCCAAGATGCGCGGAGGCACTGTATGATAGCCACAGCAGCAACCATGCTTTCCGTGCCAGTTGGAATAGTGTTGGTCTGTGTCATCATCCGGTGGTGGATGAAGAAAGAAGA gccCGTCGCTGGAGCTTCAAGACTCCAGCATATAAAGAGCTGCTTCTACCAGTGCCTGAGCAGTCAGAGCAggtgccccagcacccctgaGATCTGGATCCCACGCCAGCAGACGCCACTGCCACCTGAAAGACCAAACTACTCGCCTTGCTCGAGCCCGTACCCAGGTACCATGACGCAGAGGAGCCAGGAGAGTATCTACGAACCGCAGGAGCCTCCACAGCCCCAGAGCCCCGCATCGCTCCCCAGCCCTCCAAGGACCCCAACCCCCAAGGATTTCAAGCCCTCTGAGCCTCCTGAGACTCCCACACACCCCTGA
- the LOC119147492 gene encoding verprolin-like isoform X3 yields the protein MWLKGAMALIQHCLLLLLLLLEALRARAAWAAPWQEQEAGEDAAKVYRDAWQAVGLEPLGHPGVPSKPGEDHQSKINRAYEPGSDVISERTARADDPPSTASPLCPQDARRHCMIATAATMLSVPVGIVLVCVIIRWWMKKEEPVAGASRVQQKTHGSRFRPDSKSSRASTPQSCTQRQQRTLPPEQRARSSSPRPPRPPPPFAAAFQQRSQTSTLQTPAKGERPPRPPNPSPAALQMSHTSTPQHPSKWDLPSPPPSPFLESLHQMNQESVSQMQQSPRPPRPPPLLRPPSPPSPPPLPSTHHF from the exons ATGTGGCTGAAGGGAGCCATGGCCCTCATTCAgcactgcctcctcctcctcctcctcctcctggagGCCCTAcgtgccagggctgcctgggctgcaccTTGGCAAGAGCAGGAAGCAG GTGAGGATGCTGCCAAAGTTTATCGAGATGCATGGCAGGCTGTTGGTTTGGAGCCCTTGGGGCATCCTGGAG TGCCGTCAAAGCCTGGAGAAGACCACCAGAGCAAGATAAATCGGGCTTATGAACCGGGCTCAG ACGTGATCAGCGAGAGAACCGCAAGGGCTGATGATCCCCCAAGCACCGCAAGTCCTCTCTGTCCCCAAGATGCGCGGAGGCACTGTATGATAGCCACAGCAGCAACCATGCTTTCCGTGCCAGTTGGAATAGTGTTGGTCTGTGTCATCATCCGGTGGTGGATGAAGAAAGAAGA gccCGTCGCTGGAGCTTCTAGAGTCCAGCAGAAAACCCATGGCTCTCGCTTCCGCCCGGACAGCAAGAGCAGCCGCGCAAGCACCCCTCAGAGCTGCACCCAAAGACAGCAGAGGACACTGCCGCCTGAACAACGAGCGCGCTCATCCTCCCCACGGCCCCCGCGACCGCCTCCCCCATTCGCAGCCGCCTTTCAGCAGAGGAGCCAGACCAGCACCCTCCAGACCCCAGCCAAAGGGGAACGGCCTCCACGCCCCCCGAACCCATCTCCGGCCGCCCTTCAGATGAGCCATaccagcaccccccagcacccctccaAATGGGACTTGCCCTCGCCCCCCCCAAGCCCATTCCTGGAATCTTTGCATCAGATGAACCAGGAAAGTGTCTCCCAGATGCAGCAGTCCCCACGTCCTCCGAGACCTCCACCGCTACTGAGACCTCCAAGCCCACCGAGCCCTCCGCCACTACCGAGCACCCACCACTTTTGA
- the LOC119147492 gene encoding protein enabled homolog isoform X1 — protein sequence MWLKGAMALIQHCLLLLLLLLEALRARAAWAAPWQEQEAGEDAAKVYRDAWQAVGLEPLGHPGAVAVGKGAADSQWGSRTEPLGDRTMGVPVGRTRPAPRQWDAARGWHRRGSAIEKYRAEGENESSELFEQLRHVLEEWKRGHVPSKPGEDHQSKINRAYEPGSDVISERTARADDPPSTASPLCPQDARRHCMIATAATMLSVPVGIVLVCVIIRWWMKKEEPVAGASRVQQKTHGSRFRPDSKSSRASTPQSCTQRQQRTLPPEQRARSSSPRPPRPPPPFAAAFQQRSQTSTLQTPAKGERPPRPPNPSPAALQMSHTSTPQHPSKWDLPSPPPSPFLESLHQMNQESVSQMQQSPRPPRPPPLLRPPSPPSPPPLPSTHHF from the exons ATGTGGCTGAAGGGAGCCATGGCCCTCATTCAgcactgcctcctcctcctcctcctcctcctggagGCCCTAcgtgccagggctgcctgggctgcaccTTGGCAAGAGCAGGAAGCAG GTGAGGATGCTGCCAAAGTTTATCGAGATGCATGGCAGGCTGTTGGTTTGGAGCCCTTGGGGCATCCTGGAG CCGTGGCTGTCGGCAAAGGTGCTGCAGATTCCCAGTGGGGTTCCAGGACTGAGCCTCTGGGAGATCGCACCATGG GTGTGCCTGTAGGAAGGACTCGTCCAGCTCCTCGGCAGTGGGATGCTGCGCGAGGCTGGCATCGCAGGG GTTCTGCAATAGAAAAGTACCGAGCTGAAGGAGAAAACGAGTCCTCGGAGCTATTTGAGCAACTAAGGCATGTGCTGGAGGAATGGAAGAGAGGACACG TGCCGTCAAAGCCTGGAGAAGACCACCAGAGCAAGATAAATCGGGCTTATGAACCGGGCTCAG ACGTGATCAGCGAGAGAACCGCAAGGGCTGATGATCCCCCAAGCACCGCAAGTCCTCTCTGTCCCCAAGATGCGCGGAGGCACTGTATGATAGCCACAGCAGCAACCATGCTTTCCGTGCCAGTTGGAATAGTGTTGGTCTGTGTCATCATCCGGTGGTGGATGAAGAAAGAAGA gccCGTCGCTGGAGCTTCTAGAGTCCAGCAGAAAACCCATGGCTCTCGCTTCCGCCCGGACAGCAAGAGCAGCCGCGCAAGCACCCCTCAGAGCTGCACCCAAAGACAGCAGAGGACACTGCCGCCTGAACAACGAGCGCGCTCATCCTCCCCACGGCCCCCGCGACCGCCTCCCCCATTCGCAGCCGCCTTTCAGCAGAGGAGCCAGACCAGCACCCTCCAGACCCCAGCCAAAGGGGAACGGCCTCCACGCCCCCCGAACCCATCTCCGGCCGCCCTTCAGATGAGCCATaccagcaccccccagcacccctccaAATGGGACTTGCCCTCGCCCCCCCCAAGCCCATTCCTGGAATCTTTGCATCAGATGAACCAGGAAAGTGTCTCCCAGATGCAGCAGTCCCCACGTCCTCCGAGACCTCCACCGCTACTGAGACCTCCAAGCCCACCGAGCCCTCCGCCACTACCGAGCACCCACCACTTTTGA